The Listeria monocytogenes genome window below encodes:
- the lpdA gene encoding dihydrolipoyl dehydrogenase yields MATEYDVVILGGGTGGYVAAIQAAKNGQKVAVVEKGKVGGTCLHRGCIPTKALLRSAEVLQTVKKASEFGISVEGTAGINFLQAQERKQQIVDQLEKGIHQLFKQGKIDLFAGTGTILGPSIFSPTAGTVSVEFEDGSENEMLIPKNLIIATGSKPRTLNGLSIDEENVLSSDGALNLETLPKSIIIVGGGVIGMEWASMMHDFGVEVTVLEYADRILPTEDKEVAKELTRLYKKKKLNMHTSAEVQAASYKKTDTGVEIKAIIKGEEQTFAADKILVSVGRSANTENIGLQNTDITTENGFIQVNDFYQTKESHIYAIGDCIPTIQLAHVAMEEGTIAANHIAGKAAGKLDYDLVPRCIYTSTEIASVGITEEQAKERGHEVKKGKFFFRGIGKALVYGESDGFIKIIADKKTDDILGVSMIGPHVTDMISEAALAQVLNATPWEVGNTIHPHPTLSESFREAALAVDGNAIHG; encoded by the coding sequence GTGGCAACAGAATATGATGTCGTTATTCTTGGTGGAGGAACTGGCGGGTACGTCGCAGCTATTCAAGCAGCTAAGAATGGCCAAAAAGTAGCCGTCGTTGAAAAAGGGAAAGTTGGTGGAACGTGTCTTCACCGTGGATGTATTCCAACGAAAGCGTTATTACGTTCAGCGGAAGTTCTGCAAACAGTAAAAAAAGCAAGTGAATTTGGTATTTCTGTAGAAGGAACTGCTGGAATCAATTTTTTACAAGCACAAGAAAGAAAACAACAAATAGTCGATCAATTAGAAAAAGGAATCCATCAATTATTTAAACAAGGTAAAATTGACTTGTTTGCAGGAACGGGAACGATATTAGGGCCATCTATCTTTTCACCAACAGCTGGTACAGTTTCAGTCGAATTTGAAGACGGCTCTGAAAATGAAATGCTCATTCCTAAAAATTTAATTATCGCGACAGGTTCCAAACCGCGCACATTAAATGGTTTAAGCATTGATGAAGAAAATGTTTTATCATCCGACGGCGCGCTAAACCTAGAAACTTTACCAAAATCAATTATTATCGTTGGCGGTGGAGTTATCGGAATGGAATGGGCTTCCATGATGCATGATTTTGGCGTAGAAGTTACCGTGCTAGAATATGCGGACCGAATTTTACCAACAGAAGATAAAGAAGTAGCAAAAGAACTAACAAGACTTTATAAAAAGAAAAAATTAAATATGCATACATCTGCTGAAGTTCAAGCAGCTAGTTATAAAAAAACGGATACTGGTGTGGAAATTAAAGCAATCATTAAAGGCGAAGAACAAACTTTCGCAGCAGACAAAATACTCGTTTCTGTCGGTCGTTCAGCTAATACAGAAAATATCGGTTTACAAAACACCGATATCACGACCGAAAACGGCTTTATCCAAGTAAATGATTTTTATCAAACAAAAGAAAGCCATATCTACGCGATTGGTGATTGCATTCCAACAATCCAACTTGCGCACGTTGCGATGGAAGAAGGAACGATTGCCGCCAACCATATTGCCGGAAAAGCGGCTGGAAAACTTGACTACGACTTAGTTCCCCGCTGTATCTATACTTCTACAGAAATCGCAAGTGTCGGCATCACAGAAGAACAAGCAAAAGAACGTGGTCATGAAGTGAAAAAAGGCAAATTTTTCTTCCGTGGTATCGGGAAAGCACTCGTTTACGGAGAATCAGATGGCTTCATTAAAATTATTGCAGATAAAAAAACAGATGATATCTTAGGCGTCAGTATGATTGGACCGCACGTAACGGACATGATTAGCGAAGCCGCTTTAGCACAAGTTTTAAATGCAACACCGTGGGAAGTGGGTAACACCATTCACCCGCACCCAACTTTATCAGAAAGTTTTAGAGAAGCTGCCCTTGCTGTGGATGGCAATGCAATTCACGGTTAA
- a CDS encoding thiamine pyrophosphate-dependent dehydrogenase E1 component subunit alpha, translated as MTLKEAGLTEDKLIKMYETMLMARRLDERMWLLNRSGKIPFTISGQGQETAQIGAAFAFDLDKDYALPYYRDLAVVLAFGMTAKDIMLSAFAKAEDPNSGGRQMPAHFGQKENRIVTQSSPVTTQFPHAAGIGLAAKMAGDEIAIYASTGEGSSNQGDFHEGINFASVHKLPVVFVIHNNQYAISVPASKQYAAEKLSDRAIGYGIPGERVDGTNMGEVYAAFKRAADRARNGEGPTLIETVSYRFTPHSSDDDDSSYRSREEVDEAKGKDPLKIFQAELLEEGYLTEEKIAEIEKNIAKEVNEATDYAESAAYAEPESSLLYVYDEEANS; from the coding sequence ATGACTTTAAAAGAAGCAGGTTTAACAGAAGATAAATTAATTAAAATGTATGAAACGATGCTAATGGCAAGAAGACTGGATGAACGTATGTGGTTGCTGAACCGTTCTGGGAAAATTCCTTTTACTATTTCTGGACAAGGACAAGAAACGGCACAAATTGGTGCTGCGTTTGCCTTTGATTTAGATAAAGATTATGCATTACCATATTACCGTGATTTAGCAGTGGTTCTTGCATTCGGGATGACAGCGAAAGATATTATGTTATCCGCGTTTGCTAAAGCGGAAGATCCAAACTCTGGCGGACGTCAAATGCCAGCCCACTTTGGTCAAAAAGAAAACCGCATTGTCACTCAAAGTTCGCCTGTAACTACCCAGTTCCCGCACGCAGCAGGGATTGGACTTGCAGCGAAAATGGCTGGTGATGAGATTGCGATTTATGCTTCAACCGGTGAAGGATCTTCTAACCAAGGTGATTTCCACGAAGGAATCAACTTTGCATCTGTACATAAGTTGCCAGTTGTTTTCGTGATTCACAATAACCAATATGCTATTTCCGTTCCAGCATCGAAACAATATGCCGCAGAAAAACTATCCGACCGAGCAATTGGTTACGGCATCCCTGGTGAACGCGTGGATGGAACGAATATGGGAGAAGTATACGCGGCATTTAAACGTGCAGCAGATCGTGCAAGAAACGGCGAGGGACCTACTTTAATTGAAACAGTTTCTTACCGATTTACACCACACTCCTCCGATGATGACGATAGTAGTTATCGTTCCAGAGAAGAAGTTGACGAAGCGAAAGGAAAAGATCCACTGAAAATTTTCCAAGCGGAATTACTGGAAGAAGGTTATTTAACAGAAGAAAAAATCGCTGAAATCGAAAAAAACATTGCGAAAGAAGTTAACGAAGCAACCGATTATGCGGAAAGTGCAGCATACGCTGAACCAGAATCATCTTTACTTTATGTATACGATGAAGAAGCGAATAGCTGA